From the genome of Amycolatopsis camponoti:
CGTTTCCCCGGCCGGGTGTGCCCCGCGGTCAGCCGCCCGCGGGGCGAGGCGAATCCGGTTCGGGGACGTCGCGGAGGTAGGGCCTCAGCTGCTCGGCCAGCGACCTTCGGGTCCCGGCAGCCACCGGCGCGGGACGCTCTTGGCCGGTGTGGCGCCCGGCGGCGGTGTCGGCGACGAACCGCGCGACCGCGTCCGGGTCCGGCACGAGGTCGCCGCCGCCTTGGTACGCGAGGACCACCGCGGCTTCGGCGGGGTCGGTTTCCACCGCGAGCGACCAGCCGCGCCGTTCGCTCCACACCAGCATGACGTCGTGGTCGGGCCGGTCGAGCCAGCGCCGGGGCAGCCCGAGGTAGGCGGTGGCCGTGTCGCTGATCTCCACCGTCGTGCTCTCGTCCGGGACGCCGACCGCGGCCGCGACGGCGCGCACGTACTCGCCGAGGCTGCGTTCCAGGGTTCGGGTGTCGGGTTCGGCATGCTCCATGCCCGCCACGCTAGGCGGCCGCCGCCCGGCGTGCCGGGCGGGCGACGTACCGGTCGTGCCGGGGGAACCTTTCCCTCGGTTCGTTCGTTATGGGTGGTGGCTGCTCTTGCCGCCCATCACTTCCACGGGCCTCTTGCAGCTTCGATCGCTCCGGACCCTGGCGACTGGCCGTGCCACGGAAAGAGCGATGGAAATGACCCACACACTGGAACGCCCGCCGACCCGGTCGCCCAAGGCCGCCGAGCCGATGCTCGCGGGCGAAAAGTCCCGCACCGAAACCCTTCTGGTCAAGCTGTTCGCGGTGGTGCCGTTGCTCGCGCTGGCCGCGGCGGTGCCGTTCGCGTGGGGCTGGGGCCTCGGCTGGACCGACGTCGCCCTGACGGTCGGGTTCTACTTCCTGACCGGGCTCGGGGTGACGATCGGGTTCCACCGCTACTTCACCCACGGCGCGTTCAAGGCCGGCCGCGGCCTGCGGATCGCGCTCGCGGTCACGGGCAGCATGGCCATGCAGGGCCCGGTGATCGGCTGGGTCGCCGACCACCGCCGTCACCACGCCTTCGCCGACCGCGACGGCGACCCGCACTCGCCCTGGCGCTACGGCACCTCCGCCGCCGCGCTCGCGAAGGGGTTCTGGCACGCCCACATGGGCTGGTTGTTCGACCGCGAGAAGACCAACGCCCAGCGGTTCGCGCCCGATCTGCTCGCCGACCGCGACATCGTCCGGATCGACGGCTGGTTCCCCGCGCTCACCGTCGTCACCCTGCTCTCCCCGGCACTGATCGGCGGCCTGGTGACGCTGTCCTGGTGGGGTGCGCTGACCGCGTTCTTCTGGGCCGGCCTGGTGCGGGTGGCGGTGCTGCACCACGTGACCTGGTCGGTGAACTCCCTGTGCCACCTGATCGGCGAACGGCCCTACGCCGCCCGCGACAAGTCCGCGAACTTCTGGCCGCTGGCCATCGCCTCGATGGGCGAGTCCTGGCACAACTCCCACCACGCCGACCCCACCGGCGCCCGCCACGGCGTCCGCCGTGGCCAGCTGGACATGTCCGCGCGGCTGATCTGGCTGTTCGAGAAGCTCGGCTGGGCCACCGACGTCCGCTGGCCGAGGGCCGAACACCTGGCCCGCAAGCTCAATCCCGGTTACAGCGCGGCCCCCCGCGGGTTCGGCAGGCTGAAGCGCGGACTGCTCACCGAGACGCCGGCACGGCAGCACCCCGGCCGTGGGAGCCGGTCATGACCGCCGTTCGCGACGAGGTCCGGCTGCAGCGGAAACCGGCGGCCGGCGGCGGGTACGTCGACGGAGCGTGGTGGCCGCGCTCCCGCGAAGCCGGCGTCGAGTTCGCCGACCTGATCACGGCGGCGCGCGACCAGGTCGGCCAGGTCGAGCGGATCGGTTACCCGCTGGGCGACGGCTGGGAGCTCACCCACCGCAAACTCGTGGTGGACGGCCACCTCGTGCGGCTGGAAGGGTTCCACGCCATGCCGGCGCACACCCTGACCCTCATCGGCACCCAGCAGCGGCGCCTGACCCTGCTCGTCATCGCACCC
Proteins encoded in this window:
- a CDS encoding DUF6292 family protein; this translates as MEHAEPDTRTLERSLGEYVRAVAAAVGVPDESTTVEISDTATAYLGLPRRWLDRPDHDVMLVWSERRGWSLAVETDPAEAAVVLAYQGGGDLVPDPDAVARFVADTAAGRHTGQERPAPVAAGTRRSLAEQLRPYLRDVPEPDSPRPAGG
- a CDS encoding acyl-CoA desaturase; its protein translation is MTHTLERPPTRSPKAAEPMLAGEKSRTETLLVKLFAVVPLLALAAAVPFAWGWGLGWTDVALTVGFYFLTGLGVTIGFHRYFTHGAFKAGRGLRIALAVTGSMAMQGPVIGWVADHRRHHAFADRDGDPHSPWRYGTSAAALAKGFWHAHMGWLFDREKTNAQRFAPDLLADRDIVRIDGWFPALTVVTLLSPALIGGLVTLSWWGALTAFFWAGLVRVAVLHHVTWSVNSLCHLIGERPYAARDKSANFWPLAIASMGESWHNSHHADPTGARHGVRRGQLDMSARLIWLFEKLGWATDVRWPRAEHLARKLNPGYSAAPRGFGRLKRGLLTETPARQHPGRGSRS
- a CDS encoding DUF5994 family protein, with protein sequence MTAVRDEVRLQRKPAAGGGYVDGAWWPRSREAGVEFADLITAARDQVGQVERIGYPLGDGWELTHRKLVVDGHLVRLEGFHAMPAHTLTLIGTQQRRLTLLVIAPGTPQDTATTVLRTAADPDDTASPDDLLAARSGRRRGQTGSEPALPGAEV